The genomic region agagagggaggtgtgtgtggagAGGGTCAGTTGGTAGGGTCATAGGTCAGGTCATAGGTAAATGTCAgaggtgagtgtatgtgtgtgagatgaGAAGAAGCGTTCAGGAAGTGCATGCCTCCAGGCCCTGTGTTACCTTGTTTGCATTGACTGACTGATCGACCAACCcagcacacacacgtgcatgcacacacacacagtgttttatCGACTGTTATTAGATTTAGAGCTGATTTACTGACTAGATACAGAGCTGATTTACTGACTAGATACAACAAAGCCGACTATGGATGACAGGCCAATGCTGTCACCATGGAAACTGAGAACAGAGTGTAGAACTCAGCATGTTCCAGGTGGTCTATAATCTCTGTACTGTACAGAATTACATCATCAAGTTATTTGAGATGATCTGAGGTTTACTCAGTCTAGACCTAGCAATCCTAATGAGAGAAAATGTACTGTACATTGTACATCTTTAAAGAGCTACACAAAATAATCTTTAAATCTCCAATCAGTTActgaaatatatatacattttacattatAATGGTGGAGTCTCAGAGAGATACAGTACTAAATGTATACAGGTTATATATGGAATTACACATAGTCATGTTTTATGGCCCTTCACAGGAAGTGATTTACTAGTTACTGTACGATGAGCCTGATGTCTCATTGTATTGGTTGAGAGGTCAGGAAGTGGATCATGCAAACAAGGAAACAACTGACATGGCAGTttgataaatacaaataaaaacatcTGAAAATGTAAGTAGGATTATTCCATTCCCATGAGGTTAGTTGTTAGGCTGGTtaggaaaaaatatataaaatgacTTTGGGTTTACCCTAGAAGCTATAAACTTAAGGTTTACTCTCTTCCATGTCCGTGTCACATCTGTAGGAATACAAAGGCCTTTCAGTGGAACAGTGGAAATAAAATAAATGGTGTATCAAACAGTCCCTCCATAGGTATCATGGATGGACGCTGCATTCTGATGAAGGTTCCACACCTACATGTCTAAGAGTAATCTCAACTCTAACCCTATTACCCCACCTTAATATTGCTGATAccagatggggagagggatggggatcgcTAATGAAAGGGCCTGTTTGACCTAGCATTGCTAAGGAAGACTAACGCTAGCATCGTACCATTGCCTAGGTGTGTCTTCAACCCTCAGTCGCTCTTATTTACTTACCACTGCAGTCGGCTGTGCAGGGGATAGGGCGGCAGTGGCATACGTTGTCATGGGAAAGAGCAAACCATGCACAACACACCCAGCAGTGATCATTAGAATTCAATatttacaaaaacaaatatgCTTTGTTTTTAACCTAACGTGGAACTATTTCAACAGTAACAGCTGAGTGGATATGTGAAAGCTGTGTAGCCTAATGGAACCTTGCTTTCATCCACCCAAAAGGTGTTGGATTCCTTCTTGATTCTTGATTACTtgaaggaagggaggaaagaaTGATGCATCTTGAAGTACTTGAATAGGGCCTAAGGTTGGTTTGGCCATGTTCAGTTAGCCTCCCTCTTGTCCTATCTTACCTGGCGCCTGTCACAGGGGACTTCCTCCCAGGGTCCAGCGATGACCCCAGTGGCTCCTCCTCCCCCAGTGACCGGGTATCCTTATTCAGCTGCTGCAATCTGGAACTTAGCTCCCCCATCACCGATGGTttccccccctcctcaccccccagccccaaccccaacccccctAGACTCCCCAGACTCCCCATCCCTAACCCCACTCCGGGTCCTCGCGCCTCCATCTGGTCCCCCCACAGCTTGGACCTCCTCTGGAAGAGGTAGCGGGGCCTCCCGGGGCCTCCCACCAGGCCAGATATAGAGCCTGACCCTAGGCCTCCAGAACCCAGGCCTCCATGCCCCAGGCCTCCAGAACCCAGGCCTCCATGCCCCAGCCCTGCCCCTCCGGCTGCTGCTGCAGCTAGAGCAGCCGCCTGCTGCTGGGATAACAGCTCGCTGTCAGAGCTCTGCTTCAGCAGCGGATCTCTGAAGGTGACCGGGCCTTTACTGCCTCCAAAGTGGGACTTGAGCCGGGGCTTGGGAGGCACTGGCGGCTTGTCGAGCACGAAGGTCTGCCCGTCAGCataggaggtgtgtgtgtcagcggGTTCGCCACTCTCTGAGGACAGAGTGGACATGCTGGAGACGGTGGACACAGTGCTAGTGGTCTCCAGGTggtggtctcgctctctctcactggaGCTGCGTGTGTCTGCCTCCTCCACACCAGAGTCTGCTGCTGAACCAGACTCAGCCAGCAGGGCTGGAGGATGGGGCTGGTCCGGGTATGAAGGTTTCCCTGAGACGACTGCTCCTCCGGGGGTAGGCTGGAGGGGAGGCACCTGGTGTTGGGTGGGGGTCAGGCTGGggtttggggtggtggtggaaggGGTGAGGAGAGTTGTAGGGGAAATGATGGATTTAGACTGGGGTACAGGGGTCCCTTGGGCTTGGGCTTGTGAATTGGCCAACAACCCGTTGGAAAACTCATCCGGAGGTGGGAGCACCCCGATCTTCTTCAGCTCCTCTCTGGTCTCTTCATCACTGGAGGACAGCATGGCTGGAGGTAGGCTCACTGTGTAGGGCTCCACATCTTCCTCTGAACTGCCCTGGGCCAGGGGAGCCTGGGCTGGGCTGGAAGGGCCCTGGGCCTGGGGCTGAGAGGCAGAGGGGCTGGGCGACAGAGCCCGACTGAGGGAGGGTTTACTGGGCTCGGTGGCTAGGGAGGTGGGGGTTTGCTCCAGCCCTGGTCCCAGCCCCACCGCCTGGCCGTTACTGGTGGCATGGACCATGATTAGTCCAGCTGTCTTCTGTTGTGATGTGTCCATGATACTGATCAACATACTCTTCTTATCTcccgttctcctctcctccttcctctcttcccctcttccctccatctcctggCGAAGCAAGGCGGGTGATGACACTCCCCACTGGGATTTACCAGCCTGGGGCGACCCCGGCCTCCCGCCCCCATGCTGAGGCTCTTTGGTCTGGCTTTCGATGAAAAGTGAAGCCCCCTGACCTCCAACACCAGCTCTGTCCTTTTTAGTCCTGGGCTCAGGGCTGCTGGCGGGGGACTGGCTCTGGGAGGTAAGTGCCCGCTCCCTTGCGGCCAGCGCAAGAGCAAGGGGTGAGTTAGGGTCCAGGGGCTTCCCTGTGAGTGGGTGGATGAAGGTAGTGCCGCCAGGTGAGGGGCGCAGGGCCAGGGCGGGGGGTGGCAGCTGGCCTAGTTCTCTGCTGAGCAGGCGCTCATCGATGGATCGAGATGTGGTGTAGGAGGGAGGCTCAGGGGCAGACCCCGACCCCCCCTCCATGGTCCCCACCGACTGGAAGACTGTGGATTTCCTCCGTTCCTCTAGACGGCGCTCTCGGTCCTTCACAGCGCCGGCTATAGCGGCAGCGAACGGCCCTTTCCCCTGTAGCAGGGCCTCTCCCTGGAGACGCATACGCTCGCGCTCCACCATCAGCTGCTGCTGGTAGTAGTCGGCccggctggtgtgtgtgtggccgtGGGTGTGTGGGTGTCGACCTGAGGGGGAGGGCTCTCGGGAGTGGGCAGCGGCCAAGGCGATGCTGGCTCTCTCCTGTGCGTCCTCCACCTGGAGGGGTAGATAGGACAAGAAATTAGAAACGTAAACTTCAAAATAAACTTTGTTCACTTGCTATAGTAACAATAATCAGAATAAATAGAATAACCTACCTGTAGCTGTTTCACCAGAGGGCTCTTCTTGCGCTGGGGCTTGGTGGGTGTGTACAATCCAATACTAAACTGGCCAACATTGGCGTACGGGTTGTCAATCAACCGGCCTTTCCGTTTGATTCGCTCTGGTGGTGTAGCGGATGCGGAGGGGCGGGGAATTTCGGTGGGCTCCACGGGTAAGTGGGAGGAATCTTGTAGAATAATCATTGACCTTGCCTTCTTCTGGCGTTCGGCGTGGGAGGAAAGGCGGGGTGATGGGTCGTAGGGCCGGTCCAGGTCCAGGGAGGAGGGCTTGAAGCTGGAACGACCTCCAGGGTCATGACCCTGACCATGACCcctggcaggaggaggaggggggcagaAAGCAGGAGGAGGGCCAGTGTCCAGGTagtagagggaagggggaggaggaggtgcggTCTGGGGAGGAGGCGGGATAGAATGGGAGTGGGAGTGGTCTCTGAGGCTGTCCGTCATTGAGGAGCTCCGGGGGAAACGGTGTTCTCCAGCCAAAACCGACAGACGGTCCTCCTCAGTCGCACCTGGAGAGGTAAGGGGGAAAAggtcagagagatagagagcctAAAGCAGTACAAAGATGCTGCACTACAGTTGTCAAGTTATTGATTGAGTACTGTACTAAAGGTGAAAGTTGTTACCGAATGACTTGGTCCTGGACATCCCTCTAGGCAGCTGCATATGAGCCCTCTCCATCCTTGGGTGGAGCCCACCATGTAATGCCATGCCCTGCCTCTCAAACAACGactgcaacacaaacacacacacacacccaccgacacacaaacacacagagaaatacaCATAGGTTTCAGACACATTTTACACAAaacataatgtactgtatgtgagtgtgtgggagGGTATATATGCTGATATTATTCTGCGGCTAGTAGGTCTGTGTCACCAGGGTTGGCCTGTGTATGTGaaaatgtgtgtatgtgaatatgtgtgtatgtgaatatgtgtgtatgtgaacatgtgtgtatgtgagaatgtgtgttcagatgtgtatgtttgtgtgagtgcgtgggtgggtgggtgggagagtgCGTTtctgtggtgggtgggtgggtgtgtgtgtgtgtgtgtcgtgtgttgttgtgtgtgtgtgtgtgtgtgtgtgtgtgtgtgtgtgtgtgtgtgtgtgtgtgtgtgtgtgtgtgtgtgtgtgtgtgtgtgtgtgtgtgtgtgtgcgtgcgtgcgtgtgtgaataTACTCACACTGATCTCTGATTGAGTGATTCTCCTGCCGGTAGGTCTCTGTTTGACAGTAGCAGCTCTGTAGTCGGCCTCTGTGGGCTGGGAACGTAATGTCACAGGCTCCTGAGGCGCTAGCATCTCATCTAGCCTTTCTGTACAGGGatcacacagacaacacagtttGAATACAGCTACACAGCACTTATGGACCAAAATGCTTTTCACAAATTTGAGTGTTTACACACAATGCACAGCTCCTTGTCCCTATCAAACATCTAGACAATatcacatctacacacaatatcaacACAACCATGCAAGCCTACATGTGTTCAAATACATTTACAGTTGACAATTACAACATGCATATCATACAACTAAAGAAACCTTCACTATGTTGGATCGGAGGCACGGTGCATAGCGTCTGAGTCTCATATCTTTGGGAGCATCCAGATTGAGAAGCAGgtcctaactgactgactgactaactcagGGCTCAGTGCCCATGCCGTGCCGGTGCTTCATCTATAATGAACAGTGTGTCTGTCACGCTCAGAGAGGCCATGATGATGCCTCAACTGGTTTCCACTCAggctcacctcctctcctcctccggaCGGAAGCTTGGTGAAAGAGAGATCATGTCAACATTGACAGAAAACGTTgtgggtcagggtgtgtgtgagtgtgtgtgtgtgtgtgagagagagagacagacagagagagagagagagagagagagagagagaaagtgagtgcaTCAAAGAGAAAGGAAATGTCAACAGGTGAAGAGAAAGAAAAGATCATGCTGTCAGAGCTAAAGAGATGTTCTAAGTTGTATGAAGGCAGGAAGCATATTTTAACCACGGTTAAGTGAataggggacagagagacagaaaaagagaaagagagagtggggagatatgtgtcagtgtttgtttgtgtacaaATGTGTGAATGTTTGCATCTTTGTGTTCTCACACTAACCCAGTTCCTCCAGTTCGGCGGTCATAGACTTGGAGCGCAGTGTCAAAGTGGTACTGGGGGCTCTCTTGGGTGGCGGGGGAGCTGTGGAGAAAACACAGGGTGAGGATGATGATGTTGAAGGTGAGGAGGAAGGCCCTTTGACCCTGCTGTTCAGCGCCCTGCGAGCGTGGCTCAGCCGGAAGCTCCATCCTGTCTTCGCAGCCTTCCCCTGGTCAACTTGGGGAAAGCTGGACGACTTATTCAGGCGGGTAGACACACTTTTTTtgatcatccctctctcttttcccccgtcacacacacactctcacacacactcaccaccacACTCAACACTCCGGTGGGGAGTACATTCTGCCATGCGGCATTGGCAGAGGAAGACAAATAAATAACTGTAAATTCCACAGCTCGgaaatacactaccacaccagtccACTTATAGTCATCTCCGCAAGCATCCAAAACCACCGAAGACCCTAGTATAGCCTACTAACTATTACAGATCAGCTCACTATTAGTGCTGTGCCAGTCCACAACCACTACCAAACACCTACATATAATTATCATAATATCCAGTCCACATCAAAATAACACCAGAAAAGCTCACTGTTAACATGTGACAATACAATCCTTCAAAATAGATAGTCCATACCATCATAGCATCAATTACTAGAGTACAATACCTCCCACTGTGCTATATGACATGTGCAGCTACACATTATCACAGCTAAAATACACCAGCACAGAGTCACACTTTCACAGCCTATGAAATCCATGCTGCAGCTCACCACCCAACACACTGTATCATCTGTGCATGTTAAAATACAGCAGCATACCTCCCAGTCTCTGCACAATACAATACATCACCTCATTCCATACACTGTCAACCAGCCAGTCCCGTCTCAATGCACCACTGTGGAGAGATAAAACGGATCAGCAGAACATCTGGATGCTCCCACATACTGGCTACACAGCTACACTGAGCAGCTATAGATCTGATCTAATCTCATCCATACGCTATCACTTCATCACCGGTCAGCATATTCATTTAaactatggagagagagagagacagaaagagagagattgagagagcactagagagagagtatTGCAATGCTTCATTCAAACACACAGCATGTTGCTATGGCTACAATGGTGGTAGCAAGGTTTGGCTTGGtgcagagggatgtgtgtgagctatgaggtgcgtgtgtgtgtgtgtgtgtgtgtgtgtgtgtgtgtgtgtgtgtgtgtgtgtgtgtgtgtgtgtgtgtgtgtgtgtgtgtgtgtgtgtgtgtgtgtgtgtgtgtgtgtgtgtgtgtgtgagagagagagagagagagaaagaaccagagcgaaagagagagagagagaaagagaaagagagagagagagtgagggtgggggattgtgagagtgtgtgagagtgtctgCAGTGTTAGGAACTGGAGAAAAAGTTGACTTGGAGCAGCAGTGCTGCCTTTTAGAGTATTAAATACAGCTTAGAACAGCTAAGAACATCACAGAACAACCAGGCAGAGCAGAGCCGGCTCAGTAGAACTTCATGGGGTGGTTTAGGATTCAGGATTTTATTTGGATCAACAGTatctgttgcaaaagcagcagatactcttcctgggatcaAAACATAAAAAACATCAAACATGACATAGTACATAACAATAATAGACAAGGACAGCTCAAGGACAGAGCAACATACATTTTCTTGAAATATAGAAATACAAAAGGTCTTGTGCTgacaaaacactaaacagaaacatATTACTTTACATAAACATACAAGTTATTTAGGTCAGCAAAGGGAAAGGcgttgtgctgtgaggtgttgTTTTATTGTTTTCTTAAAGCTGATTTTGCTATTTGATTGGCTAATTTGAGATGGAAGGGTGTTCCATGCAACCATGGCTCTATACAAtactgtgtgttgttgttttggacttggagactgtgaagagaccactgatggcatgtcttgtggggtacaTACAGTATGCCTGTCAGAAC from Oncorhynchus masou masou isolate Uvic2021 chromosome 22, UVic_Omas_1.1, whole genome shotgun sequence harbors:
- the LOC135508806 gene encoding SH3 and multiple ankyrin repeat domains protein 3-like yields the protein MGAFRANRGKETSRASSGREARRAAWAPPVPSAVIQNRSHHQPERQYSPMLHVMASGFSPPPPKRAPSTTLTLRSKSMTAELEELASVRRRRGERLDEMLAPQEPVTLRSQPTEADYRAATVKQRPTGRRITQSEISSLFERQGMALHGGLHPRMERAHMQLPRGMSRTKSFGATEEDRLSVLAGEHRFPRSSSMTDSLRDHSHSHSIPPPPQTAPPPPPSLYYLDTGPPPAFCPPPPPARGHGQGHDPGGRSSFKPSSLDLDRPYDPSPRLSSHAERQKKARSMIILQDSSHLPVEPTEIPRPSASATPPERIKRKGRLIDNPYANVGQFSIGLYTPTKPQRKKSPLVKQLQVEDAQERASIALAAAHSREPSPSGRHPHTHGHTHTSRADYYQQQLMVERERMRLQGEALLQGKGPFAAAIAGAVKDRERRLEERRKSTVFQSVGTMEGGSGSAPEPPSYTTSRSIDERLLSRELGQLPPPALALRPSPGGTTFIHPLTGKPLDPNSPLALALAARERALTSQSQSPASSPEPRTKKDRAGVGGQGASLFIESQTKEPQHGGGRPGSPQAGKSQWGVSSPALLRQEMEGRGEERKEERRTGDKKSMLISIMDTSQQKTAGLIMVHATSNGQAVGLGPGLEQTPTSLATEPSKPSLSRALSPSPSASQPQAQGPSSPAQAPLAQGSSEEDVEPYTVSLPPAMLSSSDEETREELKKIGVLPPPDEFSNGLLANSQAQAQGTPVPQSKSIISPTTLLTPSTTTPNPSLTPTQHQVPPLQPTPGGAVVSGKPSYPDQPHPPALLAESGSAADSGVEEADTRSSSERERDHHLETTSTVSTVSSMSTLSSESGEPADTHTSYADGQTFVLDKPPVPPKPRLKSHFGGSKGPVTFRDPLLKQSSDSELLSQQQAAALAAAAAGGAGLGHGGLGSGGLGHGGLGSGGLGSGSISGLVGGPGRPRYLFQRRSKLWGDQMEARGPGVGLGMGSLGSLGGLGLGLGGEEGGKPSVMGELSSRLQQLNKDTRSLGEEEPLGSSLDPGRKSPVTGARLFSSLGELHTISQRSYGTTYTIRPGSRFPVTRRTPSPGSGSPDRGDPLSRLPGFGLPTSPTMPHHTILKSSSLSLHHEPKEVRFVMRSSSARSRSPSPSPCHSPGLGSPLLALRPFHQKPLHLWNKYDVGDWLESINLGEHRAGFQEHEIEGSHLPALTKDDFAELGVTRVGHRMNIERALKQLLES